In Sphingobacterium zeae, one genomic interval encodes:
- a CDS encoding protein-L-isoaspartate(D-aspartate) O-methyltransferase: MAYKFIDNYREKGARKKLVEHLKSRGIADQKVLDAIGKVPRHFFFDETFWNQAYRDIAFPIGDGQTISQPYTVAYQSELLHVKKGDKVLEIGTGSGYQTCILLELGAEVYTIERQENLYHRTIQVLPYMGYKPYFFLGDGSKGMEEHAPYDKIIVTAGAPFVPEVMLKQLKMGGIFVIPVGDEKSQKMVTIIRVGENDFDRIELDTFRFVPLVGDQAW, from the coding sequence ATGGCGTATAAGTTTATTGATAATTATCGAGAGAAAGGTGCTCGTAAGAAATTGGTTGAACATCTAAAAAGCCGGGGCATTGCGGACCAGAAAGTATTAGATGCCATTGGAAAAGTACCACGTCATTTCTTCTTTGATGAGACATTCTGGAATCAGGCCTATCGGGATATTGCATTTCCAATTGGTGATGGGCAGACAATTTCACAGCCTTATACCGTTGCTTATCAGTCCGAATTACTCCACGTGAAAAAAGGCGATAAAGTATTGGAAATCGGGACGGGATCTGGATACCAAACCTGTATTCTACTGGAACTTGGTGCTGAAGTGTATACCATCGAGCGCCAAGAAAATCTGTACCATCGAACCATTCAGGTACTGCCCTACATGGGCTATAAACCTTATTTCTTTTTGGGGGATGGTTCTAAGGGAATGGAAGAGCACGCTCCTTATGACAAGATTATCGTGACCGCGGGCGCACCATTTGTGCCCGAGGTGATGTTAAAGCAATTGAAAATGGGCGGAATTTTTGTAATCCCTGTCGGCGATGAAAAGTCGCAAAAAATGGTCACCATTATCCGGGTTGGTGAAAATGATTTTGACCGTATCGAACTGGATACTTTTCGTTTTGTTCCTTTGGTGGGAGACCAAGCTTGGTAA
- the priA gene encoding replication restart helicase PriA, which translates to MSNPQSTIFSERDTLFVDVVLPLALARTYTYRIPADWNDRVQLGVRVIVQFGRNKIYSALVKSISREAPKHYEAKYILDIIDEHPIVNLAQFKLWDWLADYYMCSLGEVMQAALPAALKLASETKVVPSIANEFNRSTLSDKEYLIIEALEVAGELKVNDIVKLLGQKTVFPILKQLFDKGIVLISEEITERYKPKTKAFLRLAPDFKNEDAKRALLDSLNRAPKQQDAVLAFMQLVKKTEEITRPMLTEASGCGNGAITALIDKGVFEIREKVVSRFQGEDIELDANFQFNENQQRAYDEIKKSFEDKEVTLLHGVTASGKTQIYIRLIEQAVAAGKSALYLLPEIALTAQITARLKLHFGDKLGVYHSKFNDNERAEVWHKVMKNEFQVVIGARSSVFLPFQDLGIIIVDEEHENSYKQFDPAPRYHARDTAIYLGFLHQTKVLLGSATPSLESYYNAKAKKYGFVQLLERYGNAQLPSIELVNIPEEGRKENMFSYFSGTLLKAIDEAVKNKEQIILFQNRRGHTTMIQCNTCGFVAKCVNCDVSLTYHKSSNMMHCHYCGHVEPPLRVCPACGMPHIESKGFGTERVEEELELLMPEIRIGRLDLDSTKGKYGFDKIITAFDEHEFDVLIGTQMVAKGLDFGRVSLIGVINADTIINFPDFRSYERAFSLFSQVAGRAGRREAGGRVIIQSYTTKHRVLEQVVNNDYDDMFMTEITERKNYLYPPFYRLIRIDIKHADFQKCYDSANRFASALRQQLGARVLGPEPPLVSRVRNNFIQTITLKIERTNISIAKVKELIRSVLLDFEIDKSNTGVRVQVDVDPY; encoded by the coding sequence ATGTCCAATCCGCAATCTACGATTTTTAGTGAAAGAGATACGCTGTTTGTTGATGTGGTCTTACCACTAGCATTAGCAAGAACATATACCTATCGTATTCCAGCCGACTGGAACGATCGTGTGCAGCTAGGAGTACGGGTTATTGTGCAGTTTGGAAGAAATAAAATCTATTCAGCGCTTGTTAAGTCCATTAGCCGGGAAGCACCAAAGCACTATGAAGCAAAATATATTTTGGACATTATCGATGAACATCCGATCGTCAATTTGGCTCAGTTCAAGCTTTGGGATTGGCTTGCCGATTATTATATGTGTAGCTTAGGTGAAGTGATGCAGGCAGCGCTCCCCGCAGCATTGAAGCTGGCCAGTGAGACCAAAGTGGTTCCTTCGATTGCTAATGAGTTTAATCGTTCTACACTCTCAGATAAGGAGTATCTTATCATTGAAGCACTGGAGGTGGCTGGCGAACTTAAGGTGAATGATATTGTGAAATTGCTGGGGCAAAAAACTGTTTTTCCTATTTTGAAGCAGTTATTTGACAAGGGAATAGTATTGATTTCTGAAGAGATTACCGAGCGATATAAACCTAAGACCAAAGCATTTTTACGTTTGGCTCCTGATTTTAAAAATGAAGATGCCAAAAGAGCGCTGCTGGATAGTCTAAATCGTGCGCCAAAACAGCAAGATGCGGTATTGGCATTTATGCAACTTGTTAAAAAAACGGAGGAGATTACACGGCCGATGTTAACCGAGGCCTCAGGCTGCGGCAACGGCGCTATTACGGCTTTGATTGACAAAGGCGTTTTTGAAATCAGAGAGAAGGTTGTCTCCCGGTTTCAGGGAGAAGATATCGAATTGGATGCCAATTTTCAATTTAATGAAAATCAGCAACGCGCTTATGATGAAATCAAGAAGTCATTTGAGGATAAGGAAGTGACGCTGTTACATGGAGTGACTGCTTCAGGAAAAACACAAATTTATATCCGGCTGATAGAACAAGCAGTCGCTGCGGGAAAATCAGCCTTGTATCTATTGCCCGAAATTGCGCTTACAGCGCAGATTACTGCTCGCTTAAAGTTGCATTTTGGCGATAAACTGGGCGTTTATCACTCCAAATTTAATGATAATGAACGTGCCGAGGTATGGCATAAAGTGATGAAAAATGAGTTTCAGGTGGTGATTGGGGCGCGTTCATCTGTCTTTTTGCCTTTTCAGGACCTGGGCATTATCATCGTCGATGAAGAACACGAAAATTCCTATAAGCAATTCGATCCGGCTCCTCGGTACCATGCTCGGGATACGGCCATTTACCTCGGATTCCTACATCAGACCAAGGTACTTTTGGGATCAGCCACACCTTCTTTGGAAAGTTATTATAATGCCAAAGCGAAGAAGTACGGTTTTGTGCAACTGCTAGAACGATACGGGAATGCGCAGTTGCCAAGTATTGAGCTGGTAAATATCCCCGAAGAAGGAAGAAAGGAAAATATGTTTTCCTATTTTTCAGGTACTTTACTCAAGGCCATTGATGAAGCTGTAAAAAATAAGGAGCAGATTATTTTATTTCAAAATAGACGTGGACATACGACCATGATTCAATGTAATACCTGTGGATTTGTCGCAAAATGTGTCAACTGTGATGTCAGCTTAACCTATCATAAGAGTTCCAATATGATGCACTGTCATTATTGCGGTCATGTGGAACCACCTTTGCGGGTATGTCCAGCCTGCGGAATGCCACATATTGAAAGCAAAGGATTCGGTACAGAACGGGTGGAGGAAGAGCTTGAGCTTCTGATGCCGGAAATTCGCATCGGCCGGTTGGATCTGGATTCCACAAAAGGCAAATATGGATTTGATAAAATTATCACAGCATTTGATGAGCATGAATTCGACGTGCTTATTGGAACGCAAATGGTAGCTAAAGGGCTCGATTTTGGAAGGGTAAGTCTGATTGGTGTTATTAACGCGGATACCATTATCAACTTTCCTGATTTTCGTTCCTATGAGCGTGCTTTTTCACTGTTTTCACAAGTTGCAGGCCGGGCTGGTCGTCGTGAAGCTGGCGGACGGGTGATTATCCAAAGTTATACAACCAAGCACAGAGTGCTTGAGCAGGTAGTTAATAACGATTATGACGATATGTTTATGACTGAAATTACAGAACGAAAAAATTATCTTTATCCACCTTTTTACCGTCTCATCCGAATTGATATTAAGCATGCTGATTTTCAAAAATGCTATGATTCGGCCAATCGTTTTGCCTCAGCATTGCGCCAACAGCTGGGAGCGAGGGTATTAGGGCCGGAACCACCATTGGTTTCACGCGTGCGCAATAATTTTATCCAGACCATCACCTTAAAGATAGAACGTACAAATATTAGTATTGCAAAGGTCAAGGAATTGATCCGTTCGGTTCTGCTGGATTTTGAAATAGATAAAAGCAATACGGGCGTACGTGTTCAGGTCGATGTGGATCCCTATTAG